One Microtus pennsylvanicus isolate mMicPen1 chromosome 3, mMicPen1.hap1, whole genome shotgun sequence DNA window includes the following coding sequences:
- the LOC142847351 gene encoding acyl-coenzyme A amino acid N-acyltransferase 2-like, whose product MIQLIVTPSNALVDEPVSILVTGLPPLQLVTIKATLKDDKENLFQSRAFYKANEAGEVDLEQAVALGGDYVGVHPMGLFWSLKPKQPFQRLMKKEVMNSPFCITLDLYDSVCLQDSATIRPKASQIVQRWFVGPGVQRKQIREGRIRGALFLPPGEGPFPGIIDLFGIVGGLIEYRASLLASHGFAVLALAYFAYEGLPDKLLETDLEYFEEAADFLLAHPKIQQSGIGVISVCKGAEIGLAMACYLKQVVATVCINGPISVSGIPLRYRDLVVPPSQWVLEHIQIHALGAIQLRPFIGDPINRLNPQSILPVEKARGWILFIVGENDECLDSKAYAQEAMDQLQSHGRSNGRMLAYPGAGHLIEPPYSPCCFASWTFDSANPLLWGGDSIAHAAAQEHSWREIQKFFRQHLSPTGSKL is encoded by the exons ATGATCCAACTCATAGTCACCCCCTCAAATGCGCTTGTGGATGAGCCCGTGTCCATCCTAGTAACTGGTCTGCCTCCACTGCAGTTAGTGACCATCAAGGCAACACTGAAGGATGACAAGGAGAATCTGTTCCAATCCAGAGCCTTCTACAAGGCCAATGAGGCTGGCGAAGTGGACCTGGAGCAGGCAGTGGCCTTGGGGGGTGACTATGTAGGAGTTCATCCAATGGGCCTCTTTTGGTCTCTGAAGCCCAAGCAGCCTTTCCAGCGACTGATGAAGAAAGAGGTGATGAACAGCCCATTTTGTATTACTCTGGACCTGTATGACTCTGTTTGCTTGCAAGATTCAGCCACAATTAGACCCAAGGCCAGTCAGATAGTGCAGCGCTGGTTTGTAGGCCCTGGGGTTCAGCGGAAGCAGATCCGAGAAGGTCGCATACGCGGagcccttttcctccctccag GAGAAGGTCCTTTCCCAGGAATTATTGACTTGTTCGGGATTGTTGGAGGTCTAATTGAATACCGTGCCAGTCTTTTGGCTTCCCATGGCTTTGCAGTGCTGGCTTTAGCGTACTTTGCCTATGAAGGCCTGCCTGACAAACTGCTGGAGACCGACTTGGAGTATTTTGAAGAAGCTGCTGATTTCCTACTAGCTCATCCCAAG ATCCAACAATCAGGAATTGGTGTGATCTCCGTGTGCAAAGGTGCAGAGATCGGGCTGGCCATGGCCTGCTATCTGAAACAGGTGGTTGCCACTGTCTGTATCAATGGGCCCATTTCCGTCTCAGGCATTCCACTAAGGTATCGGGATCTTGTTGTGCCACCCAGCCAATGGGTTCTGGAGCACATCCAAATTCATGCTTTAGGTGCTATACAATTACGTCCCTTTATAGGTGACCCCATCAATAGGTTGAACCCACAGAGTATACTTCCTGTGGAAAAAGCCCGAGGGTGGATCCTCTTCATTGTAGGAGAGAATGATGAATGTTTGGATAGCAAGGCATATGCACAAGAGGCTATGGACCAGCTCCAGAGCCATGGGAGAAGCAATGGAAGAATGCTGGCATACCCTGGGGCAGGTCACCTCATAGAGCCACCCTATTCTCCCTGTTGCTTTGCATCCTGGACCTTTGACTCAGCTAACCCATTGCTTTGGGGAGGAGATTCCATTGCTCATGCAGCAGCCCAGGAGCACTCATGGAGAGAGATCCAGAAGTTCTTCAGGCAACACCTTTCTCCAACTGGAAGCAAACTCTAA